From Bifidobacterium sp. ESL0790, one genomic window encodes:
- a CDS encoding small basic family protein yields MAAVLGLIIGVIIGIFVKPDIPIMLQPYLPIMVVAALDALLGAARSYFERSFSDKVFVISFISNVLTATLLVLLGNQLGVGSQLQTAVIVVLGIRIFSNVSAIRRFIFKG; encoded by the coding sequence ATGGCAGCTGTTTTGGGCCTCATCATAGGCGTGATCATCGGCATCTTCGTCAAACCGGACATCCCGATCATGCTGCAGCCTTACCTGCCGATCATGGTGGTGGCCGCGCTCGATGCCCTGCTCGGGGCCGCGCGCTCGTACTTCGAACGCTCGTTCTCCGACAAGGTCTTCGTCATCTCCTTCATCTCCAACGTGCTCACCGCCACGCTCCTGGTGCTGCTCGGCAACCAGCTCGGCGTCGGCTCCCAGCTGCAGACCGCCGTCATCGTCGTGCTCGGCATCCGCATCTTCTCCAACGTTTCGGCGATTCGTCGCTTCATCTTCAAGGGCTGA